ATAGCCAAAGAGGCGGGGCTTTTAATCCCAGTATTTGTTACGTCCACAGTTTATGACAACTGGTTAGTGCCTGATCAAAAAAGCACCGAAGAAGGTGAAGATGAAAAAAAAAGGACTACTGATTTAATTAACGGTTTTTTGTACTATATGCGAATACACCGTCAGTCCAGTAAGTCCAATTTAATTTACTTCCCAGTTAAATTTAAAAAAG
The genomic region above belongs to Thermodesulfobacteriota bacterium and contains:
- a CDS encoding DUF6573 family protein encodes the protein MSEDTTRAKQKNISEIAKEAGLLIPVFVTSTVYDNWLVPDQKSTEEGEDEKKRTTDLINGFLYYMRIHRQSSKSNLIYFPVKFKKDGEEQDVSLMSHLGPLEEGDNRPCITIMTPEEYESETAN